In one Bradyrhizobium sp. 4 genomic region, the following are encoded:
- a CDS encoding LLM class flavin-dependent oxidoreductase has protein sequence MRNVLPSNLTCGIFDHLDEDGPDIARQYADRLALVEAYDRLGFYAYHLAEHHCTPHGRGPSPNLFLSSVIQRTRRLRVGPLVMLLNLYHPLRAFEEICMLDHLSSGRVEVGLGRGSLPIELSYFGVGADVASSRYEEASQIFVNAMNGGPLSYKGQHFALSDVPLTLSPHQRPCPPTWIATNRPESAHWAAANGANLACMGPSSAVRKVTDRYRAHGNAKYDTNGSAPFLALLRMVVIASSEAAARSLAAPAYETWLKSFKFLYDLNDIPPPSNLPLTLDAAIESELCVVGSRASVRQTLLDHVEEAGANYLLCQLAFGSLSLDACLNTATAIHSELMAAEH, from the coding sequence GTGAGAAACGTTCTTCCCTCAAACCTGACCTGCGGCATTTTTGATCATCTTGACGAGGACGGTCCCGATATCGCCAGGCAATACGCGGACCGCCTCGCGCTGGTGGAGGCCTACGACCGGCTCGGTTTCTATGCCTATCATCTGGCAGAGCATCATTGCACCCCCCATGGACGCGGTCCATCGCCGAACTTGTTTCTGTCAAGCGTCATACAACGCACACGGCGACTTCGCGTTGGTCCGTTGGTCATGCTGCTCAACCTCTACCACCCGTTGCGGGCATTCGAGGAGATCTGCATGTTGGATCACCTGAGCAGCGGCAGAGTCGAGGTCGGCCTTGGTCGCGGCTCCCTCCCGATCGAACTGAGCTATTTTGGGGTTGGAGCCGATGTTGCCTCTAGCCGTTACGAGGAAGCTTCCCAAATCTTCGTTAACGCGATGAATGGCGGCCCGCTCTCGTACAAAGGGCAACATTTTGCGCTGAGCGACGTTCCTTTGACGCTTTCACCTCACCAGCGTCCTTGTCCCCCGACATGGATTGCTACAAATCGGCCAGAGTCCGCGCATTGGGCGGCGGCGAATGGCGCTAATCTGGCGTGCATGGGACCCTCTTCTGCCGTTCGCAAAGTAACAGATCGCTATCGCGCTCATGGAAACGCGAAGTATGACACCAACGGTTCAGCACCATTTCTCGCATTACTCCGCATGGTCGTAATTGCCAGCTCTGAAGCAGCCGCCCGCTCCCTCGCCGCGCCAGCCTACGAAACCTGGCTCAAGAGCTTTAAGTTCTTGTACGACCTCAATGACATCCCGCCTCCATCCAACCTGCCCCTAACCTTGGATGCCGCAATTGAGAGTGAACTGTGCGTTGTCGGATCCCGCGCTTCGGTGCGCCAAACTCTTCTCGATCACGTGGAAGAGGCAGGCGCCAACTATCTCCTTTGTCAGCTCGCCTTTGGATCTCTGTCACTGGATGCCTGCCTCAACACAGCAACTGCGATTCACTCCGAGCTCATGGCGGCGGAGCACTGA